A genomic region of Daphnia carinata strain CSIRO-1 chromosome 5, CSIRO_AGI_Dcar_HiC_V3, whole genome shotgun sequence contains the following coding sequences:
- the LOC130702954 gene encoding uncharacterized protein LOC130702954, producing the protein MHPSDMARDSCPEDYSPCTCVANGPSALYVTCTNASIEEIQDVFYRTRTVDLYRVELFLTRSMSGTTHLPADLLQDKRAQEILMFCPVDAEPKLGLTFDPAAFEFSRFNTNYFALDGCDLASQTDMLFLNDFSILDTLILYRVDNIGSVSTLPTFTLPALKIFAIMNCTGLQNVTFPDLTPATLEQLVVQRSHLDDSTVNDILVSVGSSSSASSLWAISLEANALTKLPRIAAFSKLVYYDVSSNVIPYISQSSLVFSDPVFSLDLSNNSITAIEGGAFLDT; encoded by the coding sequence ATGCACCCGTCTGATATGGCACGTGACTCTTGCCCAGAAGATTATTCTCCTTGCACTTGCGTAGCAAACGGACCATCCGCCCTATACGTGACCTGTACAAACGCCTCGATCGAAGAAATCCAAGATGTATTTTACCGCACACGAACCGTAGACCTTTACAGAGTTGAATTGTTCCTCACAAGATCAATGTCGGGTACAACTCATTTGCCAGCCGATTTATTGCAAGACAAACGCGCCCAGgaaattttaatgttttgccCAGTTGATGCTGAACCCAAGCTCGGTCTTACTTTTGATCCTGCGGCTTTTGAATTTAGTCGGTTCAACACGAATTACTTTGCCCTCGACGGGTGCGATCTTGCATCTCAAACGGACATGCtctttttgaatgatttttctATTCTCGACACGCTGATCCTGTATCGTGTTGATAACATCGGATCCGTCTCAACTCTGCCGACTTTTACTTTGCCAGCTCTGAAGATATTCGCCATTATGAATTGCACTGGTCTGCAAAATGTCACTTTCCCGGATTTGACCCCTGCTACACTAGAACAACTCGTTGTGCAGCGGAGCCATTTAGATGATTCGACAGTGAATGATATTTTGGTATCTGTGGGCAGTTCGTCTTCCGCCAGCTCGTTATGGGCTATCAGCTTAGAAGCCAACGCGTTGACCAAACTGCCAAGGATCGCCGCCTTCTCAAAATTAGTTTATTACGACGTAAGCTCCAATGTCATCCCTTACATTAGCCAATCGAGTTTGGTCTTCAGCGATCCCGTGTTCAGTCTTGATTTAAGTAATAACTCCATTACTGCAATCGAAGGTGGTGCTTTCCTAGATACAtaa